The nucleotide window AGCGCAGGGTATTGAGGCTCAGGCCCGCGCCTACGAGCAGTTCAACGAAGCCGCTGTCCTGAACAAGGTTATGGAGATGCTGCCGCTCGTGGCACGCGAGATTGCTGCTCCCATGTCATCGATCGACAACATGACAGTGATCTCCACCGACGGTGCGAGCCACCTCAGCAAGAACGTCAGCGGCGGCCTGCAGCAGACTTTCCAGCTGTTGAAGGACACCACGGGGCTTGACGCCGTCGAGATGCTCCGCAACTGGGGCAGTAACGGCACCAAGGCGCCGGCCGCCGGATCATCCGACATTCATCCCTAGGGGTTCTCGCGGTATTCTCGGTGCAGACGGTTTTCGGTTAACGCTCCTTCACTGAGTTGGTTCAGGTGCTGCGGGGAAATCGTCAGAACCATAGGAGGGTCAATGAGGATCATCGTTCTGATGAAAGAGGTGCCGGACACCTACGGCGAACGCAAGCTCAATCTCGAGACTGGGCTTGCCGAGCGGGGAGCCAGCGAGGCTGTGCTCGATGAAATCGGTGAGCGTGCCCTTGAGCTGGCGCTGACACAGGCGGCTTCACTTGAGGATGCCGAGATCACCGTTGTCTCAATGGCCCCTGAAACAGCGACGGCAACGCTTCGGAAGGCACTCGCCATGGGTGCGGGCAAGCTGGTCCACATCGCAGATGAGAATCTTGTCGGCGCGGATCTCGGTCTTACGGCTGAAGTGCTGGCAGCTGCGATCCGCCGTACCGGCTTTGATCTCGTCATTGCCGGAAACCTCTCCACTGACGGTTACGGCGGGGTGCTTCCCGCTATGATCGCCGAACTGCTCGGCGTGCCGTACGCGAGCGCCCTCACCACCGTTGACATCTCCTCCGATCGGGTGAGCGGAACACGGGAAACCGACGGCGGGGTCATGACGGTCGCAGCCCCGCTGCCAGCGGTCATCTCTATCACCGAACGTTTCCCTGCGGGCCGGTTCCCCAACTTCAAGGGCATCATGGCGGCCAAGAAGAAGCCCGTTGAGACCCTGACGGCCGCCGATCTGGATATTGACCCGGAAGGGCTGGAGACTCCCCGGTCCATCATGCTTGCCGTATCAGAGCGGCCCGCGCGTTCGGCCGGAAGAAAGATCGTGGACGAGGGCGACGCCGGCGAGAAGCTTGCGGAGTTCCTGATTCAGAACCGATTGGCCTAAGGAATGACCATGACGACATTCCCGGAAGACTCCATCCTCGTCCTTGTCGAAACCACGCCGTCGGGAGGGCTGGCCAAGAGCGCAGCCGGACTGCTCGGCGCGGCCTCCCTGGTGGGTACGCCGGTCGCGCTGTTGGTACGCGCGCCTGGGGCAGCGGCCGACGCGACCCAGGACGCGGCCTCCCTCGGAGCGAAGCATGTGCTGACTGCTGAACCAGAGGGGGCTGACTTACTGTTGGCTGTTCCCGCCGTCGATGCACTTGCCGCCGCTGCGAACCTGGTGCGCCCGGACGCCGTTCTGATCTCCAATTCCGTCAACGGCCGGGATGTCGCCGGACGGTTTGCGGCGCGGACGCGCTCCGCGCTTGCCATCGATGCCGTGGGAGTTTCGCGCGATGACGAGGGGATTGTCGCCCACCACTCTGTTTATGGAGGCGCCTACAACGTCGACTGTGCGCCCACCTTCGGTGCGCCGGTGATCACCGTCCGCGAGGGGTCGATCGATGTCCGAGCTGAGCCTGTCAGCCCTGAAATTGCACCGCTCGACGTTCCGCCCTCCGGCGTCCCAACAGCGTCTATCGAGTCGTTCGAGGAGCAGGCGGTGACCTCGACCCGCCCCGAGCTGCGTGGCGCCGCCAAGGTTGTAGCGGGCGGCCGCGGCCTGACCTCACAGGAGCAGTTTGCCCTCGTCGACCAGTTGGCGGACGTGCTCGGCGCTGCTGTCGGCGCATCGCGTGCCGCAGTCGACGCCGGGTGGGTTCCAAACAGCTACCAGGTCGGCCAGACCGGAATCTCCGTCTCGCCGCAGCTGTATGTGGCGCTGGGCGTCTCGGGTGCCATCCAGCACCGGGCAGGCATGCAGACCGCGAAGACGATCGTCGCCATCAACAAGGACCCTGACGCACCGATCTTCGAGATCGCCGATTTCGGAGTCGTCGGTGACCTCTTCGATGTAGTCCCGCAGTTGATCGCGTCGCTTTCGGCGCGGAAGGAGTAAGACATGGCGACGCACGGTCGCACGCTGCGGCGCGGACTGCCCCGGCGGAGCGGTGAGGAAGCCTGGCCGCCGGCGGGCGCCGCGCCCGCTGACCTGCACGACGGCGTCGATTCGGACACTTTCGCGGAGCCTCCCGTGCCGAGCGGCGCCGGCGCCGTTGCTGACGCAACGACGACGGTCTCGCCGGTTGAAGCGACCGTGGCCCCTCCTGCCGAGGTGGCCGCTCCAGCAGTGCAGGCGGAACGTGCGGTCCAGCCGAAACCAGCAGAACAGCCGGCTGCCCGCGGGATCCGGCGCGGTCTTCCCCGCGTTGCCGGAGGAGAACCGTGGCCTCCCGCCGGCAATTCACCGGCAGCAACTCGATCGCATACCGCAGCTCCGGACACGGAAGAGGCCCGAACCGCCCCCGCTTCCGTAGGGGAGTCCATCAAAGAGGCAGAGAAGCCCACAGCGGCAGCCCCTGCCGACCAGCCGCTATCCCCAGCCGCAGTTTCCGATCCTGCCCTCGCAGAGGCGACAGGTTCTGCACCAGCGGCGCCAGTAGCAGCCGGGAACACGCGCCTGCTGCGTCGCGGACTGCCGCGCGTCCCGGGTGGCGAAGCGTGGCCGCCCAAAACCACCGTCGCCGTGGAGCAGGTCACCGCCTCGGAGAGCCCGGTCGCCGCGGAGAACCCAGTCGCCGCAGCGAGCCAACCAGCCAGCAGCGAAGCTCCCCGCAAGGATGCGGAAGTTTCCGCACCGGAGGAGGCTCCAGCTCAGCAGGAGACCGAGGCTCCAGCGCGGGCAGCAATGGAACCGGCGCCCGCCGAGGAGGAGGCGCCGTCGTCGGCCGCTGTAGCAGCCGCTACGCCGGCATCAGCAAGCGCGGCACCAACCAGCGCGGCATCAGCAAGCGCGGCACCAACCAGCGCGGCATCAGCAAGCGCGGCACCGACCAGCGCGGCACCTGCCAGCGGAGCACCAACGCCGGCGACCCGGAAGCCGGCGGTACGCGAAAACCAACCGAAGACTGTGAAGGCGGCGAAGGCCGGCAAGCCACCCGGCCGCGCAACCAAGCTGCTCCTCGGCGCGCTCGGACTCCTGGTGATCGCGCTGGCCGCGGTGTTCTTCACGCGTTGGCTTGTCACGCTCGGCTTCATGCAGGACTTCCTGCAGGCCTACCCGGGTGAAACGCCCCTGCCCGCCGGCACCCAGCAGGGCTTCCCCGCGTGGGTGCAGTGGCAGCACTTCTTCAACTTCTTCCTGATCGTCCTCATCATCCGCTCCGGCCTGCAGGTCCGCAGGGAAACCCGGCCGCCAGGGTACTGGACACCGAAATGGTCCAAGGGCGGTGACGGAAAAATCAGCATCAACCTCTGGTTCCATCAGGCCCTCGATATCCTGTGGCTCCTGAATGGGCTGGTTTTTGTGGTGCTGCTTTTTGTCACCGGTCACTGGGCGCGACTGGTGCCCACCACCTGGGAGGTGTTCCCGAACGCACTGTCGGCTTTCATCCAGTACGTGTCGCTGGACTGGCCGACGGAGAACGGGTGGGTGAACTACAACAGCCTCCAGATGCTCGCGTACTTCGTCACCATTTTCATCGCCGCTCCGTTGGCAGCAATCAGCGGCGCACGGATGTCGGGGATCTGGCCCAAGGACGCCAAGGCGCTGAACAAGGCGTACCCGTTGGAGTGGGCAAGGGCCGTCCACTTCCCGGTGATGCTTTACTTCGTGGTCTTCATCATCGGCCACGTGGCGCTGGTGTTCGCGACCGGCGCACTGCGCAACCTCAACCACATGTATGGCGGTCAGGATGCGGTGAACTGGGCAGGTTTCTGGATCTTCTTCGTGTCGCTGCTGCTGGTCATCGGCGCCTGGATCGCGGCCCGGCCCATTGTGCTGGCACCCATCGCGGGGCTGTTCGGCAGGGTCAGCTCCCGCTGAGCCGTACGGGAGTTACGTACGTGAGCGGAACGTCCGGATCTGGCGGAACCGCCGGACCAGGCTGTCGCGGCGGGATGCCCCGGATTCCGACGACGGATCGGCCGTCAGCTCGATATGCCGCTCGCCGTAGTTCCAGAGCAGGACGTCGTCCAGCAGGCGGTCCGGGCCGGGTGAGTAGCGGTGATCGAGCGCGCGCCGAACCGACGTGATGGTGTCCGCCTG belongs to Arthrobacter tumbae and includes:
- a CDS encoding electron transfer flavoprotein subunit beta/FixA family protein; its protein translation is MRIIVLMKEVPDTYGERKLNLETGLAERGASEAVLDEIGERALELALTQAASLEDAEITVVSMAPETATATLRKALAMGAGKLVHIADENLVGADLGLTAEVLAAAIRRTGFDLVIAGNLSTDGYGGVLPAMIAELLGVPYASALTTVDISSDRVSGTRETDGGVMTVAAPLPAVISITERFPAGRFPNFKGIMAAKKKPVETLTAADLDIDPEGLETPRSIMLAVSERPARSAGRKIVDEGDAGEKLAEFLIQNRLA
- a CDS encoding electron transfer flavoprotein subunit alpha/FixB family protein gives rise to the protein MTTFPEDSILVLVETTPSGGLAKSAAGLLGAASLVGTPVALLVRAPGAAADATQDAASLGAKHVLTAEPEGADLLLAVPAVDALAAAANLVRPDAVLISNSVNGRDVAGRFAARTRSALAIDAVGVSRDDEGIVAHHSVYGGAYNVDCAPTFGAPVITVREGSIDVRAEPVSPEIAPLDVPPSGVPTASIESFEEQAVTSTRPELRGAAKVVAGGRGLTSQEQFALVDQLADVLGAAVGASRAAVDAGWVPNSYQVGQTGISVSPQLYVALGVSGAIQHRAGMQTAKTIVAINKDPDAPIFEIADFGVVGDLFDVVPQLIASLSARKE
- a CDS encoding cytochrome b/b6 domain-containing protein, with translation MATHGRTLRRGLPRRSGEEAWPPAGAAPADLHDGVDSDTFAEPPVPSGAGAVADATTTVSPVEATVAPPAEVAAPAVQAERAVQPKPAEQPAARGIRRGLPRVAGGEPWPPAGNSPAATRSHTAAPDTEEARTAPASVGESIKEAEKPTAAAPADQPLSPAAVSDPALAEATGSAPAAPVAAGNTRLLRRGLPRVPGGEAWPPKTTVAVEQVTASESPVAAENPVAAASQPASSEAPRKDAEVSAPEEAPAQQETEAPARAAMEPAPAEEEAPSSAAVAAATPASASAAPTSAASASAAPTSAASASAAPTSAAPASGAPTPATRKPAVRENQPKTVKAAKAGKPPGRATKLLLGALGLLVIALAAVFFTRWLVTLGFMQDFLQAYPGETPLPAGTQQGFPAWVQWQHFFNFFLIVLIIRSGLQVRRETRPPGYWTPKWSKGGDGKISINLWFHQALDILWLLNGLVFVVLLFVTGHWARLVPTTWEVFPNALSAFIQYVSLDWPTENGWVNYNSLQMLAYFVTIFIAAPLAAISGARMSGIWPKDAKALNKAYPLEWARAVHFPVMLYFVVFIIGHVALVFATGALRNLNHMYGGQDAVNWAGFWIFFVSLLLVIGAWIAARPIVLAPIAGLFGRVSSR